In a genomic window of Patagioenas fasciata isolate bPatFas1 chromosome 39, bPatFas1.hap1, whole genome shotgun sequence:
- the CNIH2 gene encoding protein cornichon homolog 2, producing the protein MAFTFAAFCYMLTLVLCASLIFFVIWHIIAFDELRTDFKNPIDQGNPARARERLKNIERICCLLRKLVVPEYCIHGLFCLMFLCAAEWVTLGLNLPLLLYHLWRYFHRPADGSDGIFDAVSIMDADILAYCQKEAWCKLAFYLLSFFYYLYSMVYTLVSF; encoded by the exons ATGGCGTTCACATTCGCTGCTTTCTGTTATATGTTAACCCTGGTGCTCTGCGCATCCCTCATCTTCTTCGTCATCTGGCAC atcaTCGCCTTTGACGAGCTCCGCACCGACTTCAAGAACCCCATTGACCAGGGGAACCCCGCCCGCGcg CGCGAACGCTTGAAGAACATCGAGCGCATTTGCTGCCTCCTGCGCAAG CTGGTGGTGCCCGAGTACTGCATCCACGGGCTCTTCTGCCTCATGTTCCTGTGCGCGGCCGAGTGGGTGACGCTGGGGCTCAACCTCCCGCTGCTGCTCTACCACctctggag gtatTTCCACCGCCCGGCCGATGGCTCCGACGGGATCTTCGACGCCGTCTCCATCATGGACGCCGACATCTTGGCCTACTGCCAGAAGGAGGCCTGGTGCAAGCTGGCCTTCTACCTCCTGTCCTTCTTCTACTACCTGTACAg TATGGTCTACACACTGGTGAGCTTCTGA
- the ZFPL1 gene encoding zinc finger protein-like 1 → MGLCKCPKRRVTNLFCFEHRVNVCEHCMVCAHSKCVVRSYLQWLQDSDYSPDCPLCHSPLSDQETVRLVCYDVFHWGCVWGRARSLPPHTAPAGHRCPTCGGPLFPPPNLEGPVATALRTRLSSAPWARAGLGLPALPDQGPDPELDPPGGGWAAPPEPPPRPSPPRHAVVHVGGGAPALLGSGPRKPLVGHRTRDPQEHEDDKYGKRKSWGLPPRTRCWPRAAPRWPLVALLLLLLLGALGGWGGVAEPGRGGAEPALLPLPQVPVGH, encoded by the exons ATGGGTCTGTGCAAGTGTCCCAAGCGCAGGGTGACCAACCTGTTCTGCTTCGAGCACCGGGTGAACGTGTGCGAGCACTGCATGGTGTGCGCACACAGcaag TGCGTGGTGCGCTCCTATCTCCAGTGGCTCCAGGACAGCGACTACAGCCCCGATTGTCCCCTGTGCCACTCGCCCCTGAGCGACCAGGAGACCGTGCGGCTCGTCTGCTacg ACGTGTTCCACTGGGGCTGCGTGTGGGGCCGGGCGCGCTCGCTGCCCCCCCACACGGCCCCCGCCGGCCACCGCTGCCCCACATGTGGGGGGCCCCTCTTCCCGCCCCCCAACCTGGAGGGGCCCGTGGCCACCGCCCTGAGGACCCGGCTGAGCTCCGCCCCCTGGGCCCGGGCTGGCCTGGGGCTGCCTGCG ctCCCGGACCAGGGGCCCGATCCTGAACTGGACCCGCCCGGCGGGGGATGGGCCG CCCCCCCggagccgcccccccgcccctcccccccccgacACGCCGTGGTGCACGTGGGGGGAGGGGCCCCCGCGCTGCTGG GCTCGGGCCCCCGGAAGCCACTTGTGGGGCACAGGACCCGGGACCCCCAAGAACACGAGGACGATAAAtatgggaagaggaaaagctgGGGGCTGCCCCCCCGCACCAG GTGCTGGCCCCGCGCTGCCCCCCGCTGGCCGCTggtggcgctgctgctgctgctcctgctgggggCGCTGGGCGGCTGGGGGGGCGTGGCCGAgcccggaaggggcggggccgaGCCCGCCCTGCTGCCCCTCCCCCAGGTACCCGTGGGGCACTGA